One Faecalicatena sp. Marseille-Q4148 DNA window includes the following coding sequences:
- a CDS encoding TetR/AcrR family transcriptional regulator produces MTSEKDCLHKVPSEKENSGYFKGLSRRDYIQKAYDLIQKEGIQAVSIRRIAQELGCSSASLYRHFENRDELLYYAELRTLKNYIVRLNQAERTWKNIWDIYVGIWDCYAREAFANPEAYNLLFFTYTNEKLQTSIREYYDMFPEDIRDSNQFFSAMLQTPDFMGRDFEVCKKCVRANVISFENALRMNRMVCMLYKGYLKTILDDGIEEHRMEARVNQFVDDVDRIVMSLAKDMKGYQGYRKRNLKN; encoded by the coding sequence ATGACGTCAGAAAAAGATTGTTTGCATAAAGTTCCGTCAGAAAAAGAAAATTCCGGATATTTTAAAGGGTTGTCCAGAAGAGATTATATTCAAAAGGCGTATGACTTGATTCAGAAAGAAGGAATCCAGGCGGTATCGATCAGAAGGATCGCACAGGAGTTAGGGTGCTCTTCTGCCAGTTTATATCGACATTTTGAAAATCGGGATGAATTGTTATATTATGCAGAGCTTAGAACACTGAAGAATTATATTGTGCGTCTGAATCAGGCAGAACGGACTTGGAAAAATATATGGGATATCTATGTTGGAATATGGGACTGTTATGCAAGAGAAGCATTTGCAAATCCGGAAGCATATAACCTTTTATTTTTTACATATACGAATGAGAAGCTTCAGACATCAATCCGGGAATATTATGATATGTTTCCGGAAGACATTCGCGATTCAAACCAATTTTTCAGCGCGATGCTCCAGACGCCTGATTTTATGGGGCGAGATTTTGAAGTATGTAAGAAATGTGTTCGTGCAAATGTAATCTCATTTGAGAATGCACTTCGGATGAACCGGATGGTATGTATGCTTTATAAGGGATATCTGAAGACGATACTGGATGACGGAATTGAAGAACATCGAATGGAAGCGCGCGTGAACCAGTTCGTTGACGATGTGGACCGTATTGTTATGTCACTTGCAAAAGATATGAAAGGATATCAGGGATATCGAAAGCGAAATTTAAAGAACTGA
- the grpE gene encoding nucleotide exchange factor GrpE, with the protein MSKEEMIKEAVEDAKKAAAAQETEENCEENAKAEEAETAEEHTEEAGEETSEEKEEKKGFFKKKNKKDKKDEKIEELTDRLTRQMAEFDNFRKRTEKEKTQMYEVGAKSVVEKILPVVDNFERGLAAVPEEQKEDPFVQGMEKIYKQMMTTFEEIGVKPIEAVGKEFDPDFHNAVMHVEDEELGENIVAEEFLKGYMYRDSVVRHSMVKVAN; encoded by the coding sequence ATGAGCAAAGAAGAAATGATAAAAGAAGCTGTAGAGGATGCGAAGAAAGCGGCAGCGGCTCAGGAAACAGAAGAAAACTGTGAAGAGAACGCAAAAGCAGAAGAGGCAGAGACAGCAGAAGAACATACAGAAGAAGCCGGGGAAGAGACTTCTGAAGAAAAAGAAGAGAAGAAGGGATTCTTCAAAAAGAAAAATAAAAAAGACAAAAAAGACGAAAAGATCGAAGAACTGACTGACCGTCTGACAAGACAGATGGCAGAATTTGATAATTTCCGAAAACGTACTGAGAAAGAAAAAACACAGATGTACGAAGTAGGAGCCAAGAGTGTTGTAGAAAAGATCCTTCCGGTCGTTGATAATTTCGAAAGAGGGCTGGCGGCAGTTCCAGAAGAACAGAAGGAAGATCCATTTGTTCAGGGAATGGAAAAAATCTACAAACAGATGATGACAACCTTTGAAGAGATTGGTGTAAAACCGATCGAAGCAGTAGGCAAGGAATTTGATCCGGATTTCCATAATGCAGTCATGCATGTGGAGGATGAGGAACTTGGAGAGAACATTGTTGCCGAAGAGTTTCTGAAAGGATATATGTACCGTGACTCTGTTGTAAGACACAGCATGGTAAAAGTAGCAAATTAG
- the grdB gene encoding glycine reductase complex selenoprotein B, which translates to MAKYKVVHYINQFFAGIGGEEKADIQPEVRESVIGPGMALAKELGEDYEIVATVICGDNYFGENLDEATDTIIEMVKKYEPDVFVAGPAFNAGRYGVACGTICKAVEERLGVPVITAQYEENPGVDMFRKDVIIVKTGDSSASMRKVVPVLANLVKKLATGEEILGPSIEGYHERGIRVNYFAEERASARAVKMLVKKMKGEEFETDLPMPKFDRVDPAPPIKDMKHAKLAVVTSGGVVPTGNPDHIESSNATKFGVYSIEGMDTMSPDDFTTIHGGYDRQFVMANPNLVVPLDVLREMEKDGEFGELVNYFCTTTGTGTATGSAAKFGDAIGKRLVEDHVDGVILVSTUGTCTRCGATMVKGIEKYGLPVVHMATVVPISLTIGANRIIPGVGIPYPLGDPTQGEVDSKKIRKKMVRRALKALQTPVDGQTVFEKDDF; encoded by the coding sequence ATGGCAAAATATAAAGTTGTACATTATATAAATCAGTTCTTCGCCGGAATTGGTGGAGAGGAAAAAGCAGACATTCAGCCAGAAGTAAGAGAAAGTGTAATCGGACCTGGTATGGCACTTGCAAAAGAATTGGGAGAAGATTACGAAATCGTGGCTACAGTGATCTGTGGAGATAACTATTTTGGTGAAAATCTTGATGAAGCAACAGATACAATCATCGAGATGGTGAAAAAATACGAACCAGATGTATTCGTAGCAGGACCGGCATTCAATGCAGGACGTTACGGAGTAGCATGTGGTACAATTTGTAAAGCAGTAGAAGAAAGACTTGGCGTTCCGGTTATTACAGCACAGTATGAGGAAAACCCTGGTGTGGATATGTTCCGCAAAGACGTTATCATTGTTAAAACAGGCGATTCTTCAGCATCTATGAGAAAAGTTGTTCCGGTACTTGCTAATCTTGTTAAAAAACTTGCAACAGGCGAAGAAATCTTAGGACCGTCCATCGAAGGTTACCATGAAAGAGGTATCCGTGTGAACTACTTCGCAGAAGAAAGAGCATCTGCAAGAGCAGTAAAAATGCTTGTGAAGAAGATGAAGGGCGAAGAATTTGAGACAGATCTTCCGATGCCGAAATTTGACCGCGTAGATCCGGCCCCTCCTATTAAAGATATGAAACATGCAAAACTCGCGGTAGTTACATCCGGTGGTGTTGTTCCTACAGGTAATCCGGATCATATCGAATCCTCCAATGCGACTAAATTTGGTGTTTACTCCATTGAGGGTATGGATACAATGTCACCGGACGACTTTACTACAATTCATGGTGGATATGACAGACAGTTTGTTATGGCAAATCCAAACCTTGTAGTTCCGCTTGATGTTCTTCGTGAAATGGAAAAAGACGGAGAATTTGGTGAACTCGTTAACTACTTCTGCACAACAACCGGTACTGGTACAGCAACTGGTTCTGCAGCAAAATTTGGTGATGCTATTGGTAAGAGACTTGTTGAGGATCATGTAGACGGTGTTATCCTCGTCAGCACATGAGGTACCTGTACACGTTGCGGTGCAACGATGGTAAAAGGTATTGAAAAATATGGTCTTCCGGTAGTTCATATGGCTACAGTAGTTCCGATTTCTCTGACAATCGGTGCAAACAGAATTATCCCAGGCGTTGGTATTCCGTATCCACTTGGAGATCCGACACAGGGCGAAGTTGATTCTAAGAAGATCCGTAAGAAAATGGTTAGACGTGCACTGAAGGCTCTTCAGACTCCAGTTGATGGTCAGACTGTTTTTGAAAAAGATGATTTCTAA
- a CDS encoding DUF3810 domain-containing protein yields MKKIKIAFAMIGADLLLLVLARRYEAMAEWYGNRIYPIWLQTLGRVCGWFPGSVVEWLLYALVLTAAIWFGRFLIQIHRKTSGTKQFFLKGVQRAFLFSAVLFTLYTVTCGINYYKMSFTETYGIRKEVYTTEELYRACEILVERMNELYDQVRRNETGEMIVSKDARREAVSAMQALGASYEKLEGFYPLPKGLAGSWILSVQGLTGVYSPFTVEANYNKEMTGYNQPFTMCHELAHLKGFMQEEEANMIGFLACEQSENPEFRYSSAMMGWIYCGNELYDRDKEKYQSLSERLPKEAHKDLEANSQFWDEHEGIISEASEKVNDAYLKANRQEAGVESYDQVADLIVQYLIKKETIWK; encoded by the coding sequence ATGAAAAAAATAAAGATTGCATTTGCCATGATCGGAGCTGATCTGTTGTTGCTTGTATTAGCAAGACGCTATGAAGCGATGGCAGAATGGTATGGCAATAGGATTTATCCGATTTGGTTACAGACACTGGGCAGAGTGTGCGGATGGTTTCCCGGTTCTGTAGTGGAATGGTTATTGTATGCGCTAGTTTTGACAGCAGCAATATGGTTTGGCAGATTTCTTATACAAATTCATCGGAAAACGTCGGGGACAAAACAGTTCTTTCTGAAAGGGGTGCAGCGGGCATTTCTGTTTAGTGCAGTATTATTTACGTTATATACTGTGACTTGTGGGATAAATTATTATAAAATGTCCTTTACAGAGACGTATGGGATTAGGAAAGAAGTTTATACAACGGAAGAATTGTATCGTGCATGCGAAATTCTGGTGGAACGAATGAATGAGCTGTATGATCAGGTTAGAAGAAATGAAACAGGAGAAATGATTGTTTCAAAAGATGCACGCAGGGAAGCTGTGTCAGCAATGCAGGCGCTTGGAGCGTCTTATGAAAAACTGGAAGGATTCTATCCGCTGCCGAAAGGGCTTGCCGGATCATGGATTTTGTCGGTTCAAGGCTTGACAGGAGTTTATTCACCGTTTACGGTGGAAGCAAATTATAATAAGGAAATGACGGGGTATAACCAACCCTTTACGATGTGCCATGAGTTGGCGCACCTGAAAGGTTTTATGCAGGAAGAAGAAGCAAATATGATTGGGTTTCTGGCATGTGAACAGTCGGAAAATCCAGAATTTCGCTACAGCAGTGCGATGATGGGATGGATTTATTGTGGAAATGAATTGTATGACAGGGATAAGGAAAAATATCAAAGCCTGTCTGAACGGCTTCCAAAGGAAGCACACAAAGATCTGGAAGCGAATTCCCAGTTCTGGGATGAGCATGAGGGGATTATCTCTGAAGCTTCTGAAAAAGTCAACGATGCCTATCTGAAAGCCAATCGGCAGGAAGCGGGAGTGGAAAGCTATGATCAAGTAGCAGATCTGATCGTGCAGTATCTTATAAAGAAGGAGACAATATGGAAATAG
- a CDS encoding oxygen-independent coproporphyrinogen III oxidase, giving the protein MKKKELEIYIHIPFCVRKCAYCDFLSGPAAPEEQKAYVRALIKEIRAAACYRSRYEVTTIFFGGGTPSLLAGEQLDEIMKAIKESFLIRKDAEITMEMNPGTANREKLKAYRRVGINRLSIGLQSANNQELKILGRIHTFETFLETYQMAREEGFDNINVDLMSALPGQTEESYEETVQKVLTLAPEHISSYSLIIEEGTPFFEWYGKGESGNMPELPDEDTERCMYRRTKELLEEAGYYRYEVSNYALPGKECRHNIGYWERKDYLGFGIGAASLLEENRFSNVRDRSVYVQALEQYEGEEVFAAIRTEKEVLSKEDQMSETMILGLRMMKGIAKDEFHKRFGKAMDEVYGDVLKKYIDWNLLELTQDNRVRFTEQGISVSNIVLADFL; this is encoded by the coding sequence ATGAAGAAAAAAGAATTGGAGATTTATATTCACATTCCTTTTTGTGTAAGAAAATGTGCGTACTGTGATTTTCTGTCAGGTCCGGCAGCACCGGAAGAACAGAAGGCATATGTGCGGGCGCTTATCAAAGAGATTAGGGCAGCCGCTTGTTATAGAAGCCGATATGAAGTGACAACGATATTTTTCGGCGGTGGGACGCCTTCGCTTTTAGCGGGAGAGCAGCTTGATGAAATTATGAAAGCGATAAAGGAGAGTTTTCTTATCAGAAAAGATGCAGAGATTACAATGGAAATGAATCCCGGAACAGCGAACAGGGAAAAATTAAAAGCATATCGGCGGGTGGGAATTAACCGATTGAGCATTGGACTGCAGTCGGCAAATAATCAGGAATTAAAGATACTGGGACGAATACACACGTTTGAAACTTTTTTAGAGACGTATCAGATGGCAAGAGAAGAAGGATTTGATAATATTAATGTAGATCTGATGTCGGCGCTTCCGGGACAGACAGAGGAGAGTTATGAAGAGACGGTCCAAAAGGTACTTACACTTGCACCAGAGCATATTTCTTCCTATAGTTTGATTATTGAAGAGGGAACGCCGTTTTTTGAATGGTATGGCAAAGGAGAATCAGGCAATATGCCGGAACTTCCGGACGAGGATACAGAACGCTGTATGTACAGACGGACGAAAGAACTTCTGGAGGAGGCAGGATATTACCGCTATGAAGTGTCTAACTATGCACTTCCGGGAAAAGAATGTCGCCATAATATTGGATATTGGGAGCGGAAAGATTATCTTGGATTCGGGATCGGGGCGGCATCACTGCTTGAGGAAAACCGTTTTTCTAATGTACGGGACAGAAGTGTCTATGTGCAGGCGTTGGAGCAATACGAAGGAGAAGAAGTGTTTGCGGCAATCCGGACAGAGAAAGAAGTACTTTCAAAGGAGGATCAGATGAGTGAAACAATGATTCTTGGACTCCGCATGATGAAGGGAATAGCAAAAGACGAATTTCACAAACGATTTGGAAAAGCGATGGATGAAGTGTATGGCGATGTTCTTAAAAAATATATTGACTGGAATCTTCTGGAACTGACACAAGACAATCGTGTGCGTTTTACAGAGCAGGGAATTTCAGTCAGCAATATTGTTCTGGCAGATTTTTTGTAG
- a CDS encoding GrdX family protein — translation MWELEKATLITNNDRVYEKYKNDLEVILLKTYEEVLLKTRDLVYDRHVLLTHPQASSLKPNQTPYRSVVVYPKGEEDNMKDIMLIEKCIETFRQWQDIAKTPDSYEEKVANDFKTIDLSVIDNIIPRIC, via the coding sequence ATGTGGGAATTAGAAAAGGCAACGCTGATCACAAATAATGATCGCGTGTATGAAAAGTACAAAAATGACCTGGAAGTAATTCTGCTCAAAACATACGAGGAGGTACTTCTAAAAACAAGAGACCTTGTGTATGATCGACATGTACTGTTGACGCATCCGCAGGCTTCTAGTTTAAAACCGAATCAGACACCGTACCGTTCGGTTGTTGTGTACCCAAAGGGTGAAGAGGATAATATGAAAGATATCATGTTGATTGAAAAATGTATTGAAACATTCCGTCAATGGCAGGATATCGCCAAGACACCGGATTCTTATGAAGAGAAGGTGGCAAATGACTTTAAAACGATTGACCTATCAGTAATTGACAATATTATCCCTCGAATCTGTTAA
- the lepA gene encoding translation elongation factor 4 yields MATIDQSKIRNFCIIAHIDHGKSTLADRIIEMTGLLTSREMKAQVLDNMELEQERGITIKSQAVRVVYKAKDGQEYIFNLIDTPGHVDFNYEVSRSLAACDGAILVVDAAQGVEAQTLANVYLALDHDLDVIPVINKVDLPSARPEEVIEEIEDVIGIEAQDAPLISAKTGLNVEEVLEQIVHKLPSPTGNPDAPLQALIFDSVYDSYKGVIVFCRLKEGTIKKGTTIRMMATGAQAEVVEVGYFGAGQFIPCDELSAGMVGYVTASLKNVKDTRVGDTITDANRPCEKPLPGYKKVNPMVYCGMYPADGAKYQDLRDALEKLQLNDAALQFEPETSVALGFGFRCGFLGLLHLEIIQERLEREYNLDLVTTAPSVIYKVHKMNGEVIDLTNPSNLPDQTEIDYMEEPMVRAEIMVTSEFIGAIMDLCQERRGIYEGMEYIEETRAVLKYRLPLNEIIYDFFDALKSRSRGYASFDYEMTGYERSELVKLDILINREEMDALSFIVFADSAYERGRKMCEKLKEEIPRQLFEIPIQAAIGSKIIARETVKAMRKDVLAKCYGGDISRKKKLLEKQKEGKKRMRQVGNVEIPQKAFMSVLKLDDK; encoded by the coding sequence GTGGCGACAATCGATCAGAGTAAGATTCGAAATTTTTGTATTATCGCACATATCGATCATGGAAAATCAACACTTGCAGACCGTATCATTGAGATGACAGGGCTTTTGACAAGCCGTGAGATGAAGGCTCAGGTGCTTGACAATATGGAACTTGAGCAGGAACGCGGAATTACGATCAAATCACAGGCTGTCCGTGTTGTATATAAGGCAAAGGACGGTCAGGAATATATTTTTAATTTAATTGATACGCCGGGACATGTGGATTTTAACTATGAAGTGTCAAGAAGTCTGGCGGCATGTGATGGGGCGATTCTTGTTGTGGATGCAGCTCAGGGTGTGGAGGCGCAGACGCTGGCGAACGTTTATCTGGCGTTAGATCACGATCTGGATGTGATTCCGGTCATTAATAAAGTGGATCTTCCGAGTGCGAGACCGGAGGAAGTCATCGAAGAGATAGAAGATGTTATTGGAATTGAGGCGCAGGACGCACCTCTGATTTCAGCGAAGACAGGACTGAATGTGGAAGAGGTACTGGAACAGATTGTTCACAAACTGCCATCTCCTACAGGCAATCCGGATGCGCCGCTTCAGGCATTGATCTTTGACTCTGTATATGATTCTTACAAGGGAGTTATTGTATTCTGCCGCCTGAAAGAAGGCACGATCAAGAAGGGAACAACCATCCGCATGATGGCAACAGGCGCCCAGGCAGAAGTTGTGGAAGTCGGATATTTTGGCGCCGGTCAGTTCATTCCGTGCGACGAACTGAGCGCCGGAATGGTAGGATATGTTACAGCCAGTCTGAAGAATGTAAAAGATACCCGTGTCGGCGATACGATTACAGATGCGAATCGCCCTTGTGAGAAACCTTTGCCGGGATATAAGAAGGTAAATCCTATGGTATATTGCGGAATGTATCCGGCAGATGGAGCGAAATATCAGGATTTGCGGGATGCGCTTGAAAAACTGCAGCTCAATGATGCTGCACTTCAGTTTGAGCCGGAGACATCGGTGGCGCTTGGATTTGGCTTCCGCTGTGGTTTTCTTGGCTTGCTGCATCTGGAAATTATCCAGGAACGGTTGGAGCGGGAATACAATCTGGATCTTGTGACAACTGCACCGAGTGTTATTTATAAAGTGCATAAGATGAACGGAGAAGTCATTGACCTGACGAATCCGTCCAATCTTCCGGATCAGACGGAGATTGACTATATGGAAGAACCGATGGTCCGGGCTGAGATTATGGTAACATCTGAATTTATCGGAGCAATCATGGATCTGTGTCAGGAACGCCGGGGAATTTATGAAGGAATGGAATATATTGAGGAAACCCGCGCTGTATTAAAATACCGTCTGCCTTTGAATGAGATTATTTATGATTTCTTTGATGCCTTGAAATCAAGATCAAGAGGTTATGCTTCCTTTGATTACGAAATGACAGGCTATGAGAGATCTGAACTTGTGAAACTAGATATTCTGATCAATCGTGAAGAGATGGATGCATTATCCTTTATCGTTTTTGCAGATTCAGCGTATGAGCGTGGAAGAAAGATGTGTGAAAAGCTGAAAGAAGAGATTCCGCGTCAGCTTTTTGAAATTCCGATTCAGGCGGCAATCGGAAGCAAGATCATTGCAAGGGAAACTGTAAAAGCCATGAGGAAAGATGTGCTTGCCAAGTGTTATGGTGGAGATATTTCCCGTAAGAAAAAGCTTCTGGAAAAACAGAAGGAAGGAAAGAAACGTATGCGCCAGGTTGGAAATGTAGAAATTCCGCAGAAGGCGTTTATGAGCGTTCTGAAATTGGACGATAAATAA
- the hrcA gene encoding heat-inducible transcription repressor HrcA: MHELDDRKTKILQAIIQNYLETGEPVGSRTISKYTDLHLSSATIRNEMADLEDLGYILQPHTSAGRIPSDKGYRFYVDMLMEEKEQEITEMKDLVLEKADKMEKLLKQAARVLAQNTNYATMISAPISNRNKLKFIQLSKVDESQLIAVIVMEGNIIKNKIINVEQEFSNETLLKLNMLLNTTLNGMSIEEINLGLIARLKEQAGIHGKVISNVLDAVAEAIQIDEDLEIYTSGATNIFKYPELSDNQSAQEIINAFEEKQQLAELVTKTLQSEENTGIQVYIGQETPVKMMKDCSVVTATYELGEGMQGTIGIIGPKRMDYENVMKTLKTLKTELDAVFHKEE; encoded by the coding sequence ATGCATGAATTGGATGACAGAAAGACGAAGATTCTTCAGGCAATTATTCAAAACTATCTTGAAACGGGAGAGCCGGTTGGTTCCAGAACGATTTCAAAATATACAGATCTTCATTTGAGTTCTGCGACAATTCGGAATGAGATGGCAGACCTGGAAGATCTGGGATACATTCTTCAGCCGCATACTTCCGCGGGAAGAATTCCTTCCGATAAGGGATATCGATTCTATGTTGATATGCTTATGGAAGAGAAGGAACAGGAGATTACCGAGATGAAGGATCTGGTGCTTGAGAAGGCCGACAAGATGGAGAAGCTTCTCAAGCAGGCAGCAAGAGTTCTTGCTCAGAATACGAATTATGCAACGATGATCTCGGCTCCGATTTCGAACCGAAACAAATTAAAATTCATCCAGCTTTCCAAAGTGGATGAAAGCCAGCTGATCGCAGTGATCGTCATGGAAGGCAATATCATTAAGAATAAGATTATTAATGTTGAACAGGAATTCAGTAATGAGACACTTCTTAAGCTAAACATGCTTTTGAACACAACATTAAATGGTATGTCTATCGAGGAGATCAATCTTGGATTGATTGCCAGACTGAAAGAACAGGCGGGAATCCATGGCAAAGTAATCAGCAATGTTCTGGATGCAGTTGCCGAGGCAATTCAGATTGATGAAGATCTGGAGATTTATACAAGCGGTGCAACAAATATTTTTAAGTATCCGGAACTCAGTGATAATCAGAGTGCTCAGGAGATCATCAATGCATTTGAGGAGAAACAGCAACTGGCAGAGCTGGTAACAAAGACTCTTCAAAGTGAAGAAAATACCGGAATTCAAGTCTACATTGGGCAGGAGACACCGGTAAAGATGATGAAAGACTGCAGTGTCGTTACTGCTACTTATGAATTGGGCGAAGGCATGCAGGGAACGATAGGAATTATCGGACCAAAGCGAATGGATTATGAAAATGTTATGAAAACATTGAAAACATTAAAAACGGAACTGGATGCAGTATTCCATAAAGAAGAGTAG
- the holA gene encoding DNA polymerase III subunit delta, whose amino-acid sequence MQSLNEDLKTGQFKHVYLLFGEEAYLKKLYKERLRKAIVSDGDTMNFSYFEGKNTNPLEIIDLAETMPFFAERRLIMLENTGFFKNASPELAEYMKQIPETTYFVFIENEIDKRGKLFKAVKEKGRPVELGRQDENTLTKWILGRVKREGKQISAQTVKHLLERSGTDMETLEKELEKLFCYTLEQSAITAADVDAVCTVQITNKIFEMVDAVAGRRQRQALDYYYDLLALKEPPMRILFLLARQFGILLLVKDLTERRYPNREIASKAGVPPFAVGKYQSQAKAFTAKRLKEILEAAVNAEEAVKTGKMGDILSVELFIIEYSR is encoded by the coding sequence ATGCAGAGTTTGAATGAGGATTTAAAGACAGGACAGTTTAAGCATGTGTATCTCTTATTCGGAGAAGAGGCTTATCTAAAAAAACTGTATAAAGAGCGTCTGAGAAAGGCGATAGTTTCGGATGGGGATACGATGAATTTTTCTTATTTTGAGGGAAAGAATACGAACCCTCTGGAAATCATTGATCTGGCAGAGACGATGCCTTTTTTTGCAGAGCGACGTTTGATTATGCTGGAAAATACAGGATTTTTTAAAAATGCTTCTCCGGAGCTGGCAGAATATATGAAGCAGATTCCCGAGACAACTTATTTTGTTTTTATTGAGAATGAGATTGATAAGCGGGGAAAACTATTTAAGGCAGTAAAGGAAAAAGGACGCCCGGTGGAGCTGGGGCGGCAGGATGAAAATACGCTGACCAAATGGATTCTTGGAAGAGTGAAGCGGGAAGGAAAGCAGATTTCGGCTCAGACAGTGAAGCATTTGCTTGAACGAAGCGGAACAGATATGGAGACATTGGAGAAGGAGCTGGAGAAACTATTCTGCTATACGCTTGAGCAATCGGCAATTACTGCAGCAGATGTGGATGCGGTGTGTACAGTGCAGATTACAAATAAGATTTTTGAAATGGTAGATGCGGTGGCAGGACGCAGACAGCGACAGGCGCTCGACTATTATTATGATCTTCTGGCGCTGAAAGAACCGCCGATGAGGATTTTGTTTCTTTTGGCAAGACAGTTTGGAATTCTGCTTCTCGTAAAAGATCTGACAGAGCGGCGGTATCCGAATCGTGAGATTGCATCGAAAGCGGGTGTTCCGCCTTTTGCAGTAGGAAAGTACCAGAGCCAGGCAAAAGCTTTTACAGCAAAGCGTCTCAAAGAGATTCTGGAGGCAGCTGTGAATGCTGAGGAGGCTGTTAAGACCGGAAAAATGGGAGATATTCTCAGTGTAGAGCTGTTTATTATAGAATATTCAAGATAA
- a CDS encoding glycine/sarcosine/betaine reductase component B subunit, producing the protein MKLELGKIVIKDIQFADRTYVKDQVLYVNKEEVEKLVLEDDKLLECHLDIARPGDSTRITPVKDVIEPRVKVSGGEIFPGVIGKVTPTVGEGRTHALDGCCVVTVGRIVGFQEGVIDMSGPAADYCPFSKTVNLCVVIEPQEGLETHVYEKAGRMAGLKVAAYLGEAGRNVEPDTLEVFETKPIFEQAQMYPDLPKVGYVHMLQSQGLLHDTYYYGVDAKQFVPTFMYPTEIMDGAIVSGNCVAPCDKVTTYHHFHNPVIEDCFKHHGKDINFMGVILTNENVFLADKERHSDMVAKLAEWMGLDGVLITEEGYGNPDTDLMMNCRKVERKGVKVVLITDEFPGKDGKSQSLADTCEEATALASCGQGNATLHFPAMDKVIGTLDYIESQIGGWAGCINPDGSFEAELQIIIASTIANGFNKLAARGY; encoded by the coding sequence ATGAAATTGGAATTAGGTAAAATTGTGATCAAAGATATCCAATTTGCAGACAGAACGTATGTCAAAGATCAAGTACTCTATGTGAACAAAGAAGAAGTTGAAAAACTGGTACTCGAGGATGATAAACTGTTAGAATGTCATTTGGATATCGCACGTCCGGGCGACAGCACTCGTATTACACCGGTTAAGGATGTTATCGAGCCACGTGTAAAAGTAAGCGGCGGAGAGATTTTCCCGGGAGTGATTGGAAAAGTTACACCAACAGTTGGTGAAGGAAGAACACATGCACTTGATGGATGCTGCGTTGTTACCGTTGGTAGAATCGTAGGATTCCAGGAAGGTGTTATTGATATGAGCGGTCCGGCAGCAGATTACTGTCCATTCTCTAAGACAGTAAATCTTTGTGTTGTTATCGAACCACAGGAAGGACTTGAAACACACGTTTATGAGAAAGCCGGACGTATGGCTGGATTAAAAGTTGCAGCATACCTCGGTGAAGCAGGAAGAAACGTAGAACCTGATACATTAGAAGTATTTGAAACAAAACCAATCTTCGAACAGGCTCAGATGTATCCGGATCTTCCAAAAGTAGGATATGTTCATATGCTTCAGTCTCAGGGACTTCTCCATGATACATATTATTATGGCGTAGATGCAAAACAGTTTGTTCCTACATTTATGTATCCAACAGAGATTATGGACGGTGCAATCGTATCCGGTAACTGTGTTGCTCCTTGTGATAAAGTTACAACATATCATCATTTCCATAACCCGGTTATTGAAGACTGCTTCAAACATCATGGAAAAGATATCAACTTTATGGGTGTTATCCTGACAAATGAGAACGTATTCCTTGCAGACAAAGAAAGACATTCAGATATGGTTGCAAAACTTGCTGAGTGGATGGGACTGGATGGTGTGCTGATCACAGAAGAAGGATATGGTAACCCAGATACAGACCTTATGATGAACTGCCGTAAAGTAGAGAGAAAGGGCGTTAAAGTTGTATTAATTACAGACGAATTCCCAGGAAAAGACGGAAAATCCCAGTCTCTTGCAGATACATGTGAAGAAGCAACAGCACTTGCATCTTGTGGTCAGGGTAACGCGACTCTTCACTTCCCAGCTATGGATAAAGTTATTGGTACACTGGATTACATCGAAAGCCAGATTGGTGGATGGGCTGGATGTATCAATCCGGATGGTTCTTTCGAAGCAGAACTTCAGATTATCATAGCATCAACAATTGCAAACGGCTTCAATAAGCTGGCAGCAAGAGGATATTAG